Part of the Candidatus Methylomirabilota bacterium genome is shown below.
CGGCGTGCTGATCCGGTCCGTCATCCCGGGGGAGCCCGCCGACCAGGGAGGTGTGCGTCCCAACGACGTCATCGTCGCCCTCGACGGCACGCGCCTGGACGGCCCCCGCGATCTCCAGCGGGTCGTGGCCGCGGCGCCGGTCGGCAAGAAGGTGCGCGTCACCGTGTGGCGCGACGGGCACGAGACCGAGATCGAGGTGACGATCGGCCGGTACAAGGCGGTCGAGGAGCAGTAACTACTCGGTCTTGGCGCACTCCTCCAGGAGTCGCGCCAGACGCGCGACGATCGCCGCGCGGGCGCGGATGAAATCGTCGCTGACCGGTGGCACGTCGTCCCAGCGCTCCATCTCCCGACCCCGCCCGGCCAGCCCGCTCAGGTCGCAGTTGAACGAGACGACGCGCCAGGCCCGGGCGACATCGTCGCGGGTGACCTGGCGCGGGCGCCGAGCACGGAGATCGATCCCGTCCGCCAGCAGCTCCTTGACCACGCGGGGCGCGATCTCGGGGTCGGGCTCCGTGCCCGCGAAGCTCGCGCGCACCGGCAGCCCGCGCCCGTCCGCCATCCGCTGGAAGTAGGCGGCGGCCAGCACGCTCTTGGCGGCGCCGTGCTGGCAGACGAAGAGGACGGTGCGGGGGGTGTCCATCGCCATCTCCTTCAGGCCCGCGCCCGCGGCGCCGCCAGCGCCGCCAGCGTGACGCGCGCCCAGGGCTCCTCCAGCGTGGGCGTGGGCCGGTAACGGGTGGCCTGGGTGATGCGCATGCCGCCCTCCCACTCGGTGGCCGCGTCCTCGAGCACGTCTTCGACCCCGAGCAGGAAATAGCCGAGCCCGAACTCGTCGCCCCCCTCGACCGGCAGGGGGCCGTCCAGCGCGCGCGCCTTCACGTAGGCGATGGCGTCGGGCTCGATCACCAGGAGCGTGCCGGCCTTGCGCTCCACGAGGTTGCGCGCGCTGCGGCTCGTTGTCAGGATCACGAGGCCGAGGGTGCCGGGATCATACGCGCGCACCTCCAGGTACGACAGCAGCATCGGGTGGGGCCGCCCGTCGGCGTCCACGGTCACGAACGGGAGCGCGACGCCCAGCCGCCGCTGGAGATCGCGCTGCGACAGGCGCTCCACCAGCTCGGCGGGCAGCGCGGGGCCGCGACTGCGCGTCATCGGGGCTCCGGCTCGCTCATCGTGCCACTCAATTACACGATTTCGATGGGCGCGTCCACGTAGACAGTGTATCGGCGCGGCTTCACGCTGGCGTGGGCCGGATCCACGTAGACGATCGAGCTCTGCCCTCGGATGGCGCGGGGCAGGATCGCGACGCGGATAAAGCTCGTCGGCTCCGTCGCCGAGGCGATGGCGTGTACCGGCTCGACGCCGGTCTCGAACCAGGCGTCGCCGCGCCTCATCCGCCGGCCCGGGCGAGCGCCGACCCGTACCTCCAGCCCGCCCGCGATAAGACAGCGGATGCCCCCGCCCTTGTGGCCGTGGGGCAGCGCCTCGCCGCCTGGCGCGAAGTCGACGCGGTCGCAGCGCATCAGGTACTTCTGGGCGGGATCGAGCGCGAGCGGATGCTCGAGGAGCAGCGTGACGCCGACGCCTCGCGGCGGGGCGCCAGGCGCCGGCCCCGGGGCGACAGACAGCAGCTCGTAGCGAAGGACCACCGCGCCGCCGGGGCCGCCCGCCACCTCGCAGTCCTCGACGCCCTGCCAGGCCGCCTCGGCGTGGACGGACGCGCGGGGGCCCGGGCTCGTCACGTCGATGGTGCCCGTGAGCGCATAGAGCACGCGGTTCAGGGCCGGCAGCGCTAGGCGCGCCGCCGGCGCCAGCCGGTCCTCGGAGAGACGGAGCGCGTACACTCAGTACTCGCGCGCCGGATCGACCAGCGGCTCTCCCCCGGCGAGGCCCGCCCGCTCGGCGGCGCCCAGATAGACGCCGGGCGCGTCGATCCAGAGCAGGACGGGACGCGTCGGGGTCAGCCGAGGATCAGCCGCCGGCGCGGGCGACTGGCTTGCCGGCGCCCAGCGACTCGCCCCCGCCGTTGGAGGCGACATCGCAGGCGGTGCCACCGTTGCGGTGGAT
Proteins encoded:
- a CDS encoding pyridoxamine 5'-phosphate oxidase family protein, coding for MTRSRGPALPAELVERLSQRDLQRRLGVALPFVTVDADGRPHPMLLSYLEVRAYDPGTLGLVILTTSRSARNLVERKAGTLLVIEPDAIAYVKARALDGPLPVEGGDEFGLGYFLLGVEDVLEDAATEWEGGMRITQATRYRPTPTLEEPWARVTLAALAAPRARA